In a genomic window of Erigeron canadensis isolate Cc75 chromosome 5, C_canadensis_v1, whole genome shotgun sequence:
- the LOC122599430 gene encoding serine/threonine-protein kinase SRK2E-like isoform X2: MEIPAIIMHESDSRYELVKDIGQGNFGVARLMRDKLSNELVAVKYIERGDKIDENVQREIINHRSLRHPNIVRFKEVILTPTHLAIVMEYASGGELFERICNAGRFPEDEARFFFQQLVSGVGYCHNMQVCHRDLKLENTLLDGSQAPRLKICDFGYSKSSVLHSQPKSTVGTPAYIAPEVLLKKEYDGKIADVWSCGVTLYVMLVGAYPFEDPQDPKNFRNTIQRITMDEIRSHEWFTRNLPGDLINDNAMDQFGGPDQPTQSVDEIMQIIAEATIPPAGAHNLNQYFTGSLDIDDDMDEDLESDPDLDIDSSGEIVYAM; this comes from the exons ATGGAAATACCTGCAATAATTATGCATGAAAGTGATTCAAGATATGAGCTAGTTAAAGATATTGGGCAAGGTAATTTTGGAGTTGCAAGATTGATGAGAGATAAACTTTCTAATGAACTTGTTGCTGTTAAGTATATTGAAAGAGGTGATAAG ATAGATGAAAATGTGCAAAGGGAAATTATCAATCACAGATCACTGAGGCACCCTAACATTGTCAGATTCAAAGAG GTCATTTTAACACCAACACATCTGGCTATTGTAATGGAATATGCATCTGGAGGAGAACTATTTGAGCGGATATGTAATGCTGGCAGGTTTCCAGAAGATGAG GCACGTTTCTTTTTCCAGCAACTTGTATCAGGAGTGGGTTACTGTCATAATATG CAAGTATGCCATCGGGACTTAAAACTGGAAAACACGCTTCTAGATGGTAGCCAAGCTCCCAGGCTAAAGATTTGTGATTTTGGATATTCAAAG TCCTCCGTTTTGCATTCACAACCCAAATCGACAGTCGGGACACCTGCATATATTGCTCCGGAGGTCTTACTTAAGAAAGAATACGATGGCAAG ATTGCAGATGTGTGGTCATGTGGTGTAACATTATATGTCATGCTAGTGGGAGCATACCCATTTGAAGACCCTCAGGATCCTAAGAATTTTCGTAACACAATCCAG CGGATAACCATGGATGAGATTAGAAGTCATGAATGGTTTACAAGGAACCTCCCAGGAGACCTCATAAATGACAATGCAATGGATCAATTTGGGGGACCAGACCAACCGACTCAAAGTGTTGATGAAATCATGCAAATTATAGCAGAAGCAACCATCCCCCCGGCTGGGGCCCACAACCTGAACCAGTATTTCACGGGCAGCCTGGACATTGACGATGACATGGACGAGGATCTAGAAAGTGATCCAGACCTTGATATTGACAGTAGTGGAGAGATTGTGTACGCAATGTAA
- the LOC122599430 gene encoding serine/threonine-protein kinase SRK2E-like isoform X1, with the protein MEIPAIIMHESDSRYELVKDIGQGNFGVARLMRDKLSNELVAVKYIERGDKIDENVQREIINHRSLRHPNIVRFKEVILTPTHLAIVMEYASGGELFERICNAGRFPEDEARFFFQQLVSGVGYCHNMQVCHRDLKLENTLLDGSQAPRLKICDFGYSKSSVLHSQPKSTVGTPAYIAPEVLLKKEYDGKIADVWSCGVTLYVMLVGAYPFEDPQDPKNFRNTIQRILNVQYSIPSYVHISTECRHLISRIFVADPAQRITMDEIRSHEWFTRNLPGDLINDNAMDQFGGPDQPTQSVDEIMQIIAEATIPPAGAHNLNQYFTGSLDIDDDMDEDLESDPDLDIDSSGEIVYAM; encoded by the exons ATGGAAATACCTGCAATAATTATGCATGAAAGTGATTCAAGATATGAGCTAGTTAAAGATATTGGGCAAGGTAATTTTGGAGTTGCAAGATTGATGAGAGATAAACTTTCTAATGAACTTGTTGCTGTTAAGTATATTGAAAGAGGTGATAAG ATAGATGAAAATGTGCAAAGGGAAATTATCAATCACAGATCACTGAGGCACCCTAACATTGTCAGATTCAAAGAG GTCATTTTAACACCAACACATCTGGCTATTGTAATGGAATATGCATCTGGAGGAGAACTATTTGAGCGGATATGTAATGCTGGCAGGTTTCCAGAAGATGAG GCACGTTTCTTTTTCCAGCAACTTGTATCAGGAGTGGGTTACTGTCATAATATG CAAGTATGCCATCGGGACTTAAAACTGGAAAACACGCTTCTAGATGGTAGCCAAGCTCCCAGGCTAAAGATTTGTGATTTTGGATATTCAAAG TCCTCCGTTTTGCATTCACAACCCAAATCGACAGTCGGGACACCTGCATATATTGCTCCGGAGGTCTTACTTAAGAAAGAATACGATGGCAAG ATTGCAGATGTGTGGTCATGTGGTGTAACATTATATGTCATGCTAGTGGGAGCATACCCATTTGAAGACCCTCAGGATCCTAAGAATTTTCGTAACACAATCCAG CGAATTCTCAATGTTCAATACTCAATTCCATCCTACGTTCATATATCCACTGAATGCCGCCATTTGATCTCCAGAATTTTTGTAGCTGATCCTGCTCAG CGGATAACCATGGATGAGATTAGAAGTCATGAATGGTTTACAAGGAACCTCCCAGGAGACCTCATAAATGACAATGCAATGGATCAATTTGGGGGACCAGACCAACCGACTCAAAGTGTTGATGAAATCATGCAAATTATAGCAGAAGCAACCATCCCCCCGGCTGGGGCCCACAACCTGAACCAGTATTTCACGGGCAGCCTGGACATTGACGATGACATGGACGAGGATCTAGAAAGTGATCCAGACCTTGATATTGACAGTAGTGGAGAGATTGTGTACGCAATGTAA